The Amphiura filiformis chromosome 1, Afil_fr2py, whole genome shotgun sequence nucleotide sequence ACAGACAAGCACTGGAACGTGCTAGATTTACTATTTCCTTTCATCTATATGAAAATATTTACCAAGTCATGAAAAGAACTGTATGCAGTGATAGAAATTCGTCAATGAAGACTGTTCAGTGGTATCTTTGCGACAGTGTGTATTGGGTGAATTGACTTCAGCTTCACACTAAATAACAACAATATGTTTTGTTACATCCAGAAGTTATCTATAACAGGGCATTGAAATTGAGTCCCTATTGGTCGCTAGGTGATAATGACGTTACCAGTATTGTGATACTTACCATGCTAACTGCTTAAAAACTCATTTTGCTATTTGGAGCAGATACAACCATAGAAAATGACATTGCAGCTGTAGGCAACCACGCCTGATTAGATGGAAAAAATACTGGTGCCACCACATTTGCTTCGCTAGTGATCGAAAGCAAGGCAACATATATCAGGTTTTGACATTTTGCAGAGTATGTGGGATGCTAGACCATGTAGACTGGCATTGCTTCACTTAACACAATGTAACACGAGTGCAATATCATTATATCGCTAACTTCACAGGTGCATTTCGATACTACATAGTCATCATGTTAAGTAGCCCAAACATTAAAACTATGACCTGATTCGGGGACTTGTTTCACATTCGGAGGTGATACTTGTATAGGAGGTTACTGTTATTGGAACTAGTAGTCAATTCCAACTACTAACATTGCATACCAAAATGAATGCAAGGAACAGTAGTAGGGACTCTTCCCCGTACCAGGGTGCTCAACATTACactaccatacgattattatcagcAGGCGGGTACGGGAAGGTGGAATTGGCCGTCCATAAATCAATGGGCAAACGCGTGATTCTGAAACACCTTCATAAACACAGTACCAGACTACAAGAGTTTCAGCGTGAATTTTACGTTAGTTGTCAACTGTCTGTACACCCTGCCATTGTAGTGACTTATGACGATCCGTTTGAAACACGGGAATCGTACGTCTTTGCTCAAGAATACGCTCCATGTGGAGATCTTTTGGACGCTATACCTCCACACGTAGGGATTGAAGAAACTAAAGCTAAATCATGTCTCAATCAAACAGTTTCTGCTATTGATTTTCTTCACAGAAGGCATCTGGTACACGGCAACGTCAAACCAGAAAACATTCTAGTCTTTGATAGAGATATGAATGTTGTTAAACTTTCAGATTTTCGCAAGACTCAAAAAAGGGGGACATTTGTCAAGAAGAATTGCCCTAATGTACCGTATACTCCTCCCGAGATGTGCCAAGCAGTAATGAATGAGGGCTATACGGCCGATTTCTGTCACGATGTTTGGGCATTTGGTGTGCTTACTTTCTGCGTGTTGACCGGGACGTTCCCGTGGGATAGAGCGGACAATGAGGACAGGTGCTATCGGGAGTTCCTCAACTGGCAAAAGCGCAAAACTACGGCAATATCGTCCACATGGAGAAAATTTACTCCGAGATTTCATAGGTTCATTAGAAAGATCCTGGAACCTAAGATGGACAGAAGGTGCAGTGTGACTGAAATCAGTAAGTACCTTAGCGATACGTGGGTGAAATCAAAAGGATCATGTAATCTTGTTTCGACAACGCTGGAAGAAATCGAAACTGAGGACAGTTTGAACGCGAACACAAACCAGGCTGCTATGAAAGATCTCCGGAAGATGCTAGAAGATCATGGCGTAGAGACTGATACGGACAATAGTAGTAAAATGAAGCGAACAGAACAATGGGTTGATTCTTGCATGATGGAGTTAGAATCACCATGATTCTTGTGTTTTGTTATTGTAGGAGTCATTGTGAATCGGGAACCCGTCCTCCTCAAGCCACACCAAGCTTCACTATCTTACTGATGCAAAATCTTCACCATCTTCACCAGCTCGGACGTAATAAAATGACTTACTGGGTGAAGCTTGAATTAATAAAAGAATGGTCAAGATGAAACTTGACCAAAATTCTTAGCGTTATGGTGATTGGTTTCTTTAATGAAGCTGGCCTCAAAATTGTGAGCAAAGGATAAAAGCAAGGTGATGCCTTGCCTCTTATACACAAGCAATTAAGGTAAACAAAGGTGAATGCTTGATGAGGATGGGTTCACGGTGCTGAATGACCCTTGCATAAGTATCGAAACAAAACGTGACAGATAATGCCGTCCAAGTAAGAGGCAAATAATTTTATCATATTGATAGATCTAATGTTATGTGGGATGTTTTTCATGGTTAATGCTTTCTTTATATATATATTGCCAGGTATTTATATACTGCAAACTAACGCAATAATTCATTGTTTTCTTATTTTGTATTCAATGTCATTGAATATGATATTTATGTAATTTGACCAAAACGGCGCTTTATGAAATGCGCGGTTGTCATGTgttgcaaatatttatttttttaacaaggtaatttagttttaaataaataaaattttctttGATTAAAATAGGGATATTGTAGCCAGAAACGAAAGCCAATTACGGTTTTAAAAACAACACGCTTGTTTTGCTGTAATTGCTTCACATTGTTGTCAACAAATATAACTTGTATGTGTGTTAAATATTTGTGAAGCTCATATTGCATGAAATTGCCACGCGGCAAAAATGTGCGAATAAATGCGCTACTAAAATGAATATACATTTAACAAAGTTCagttatttttttataatgtaaaaaataccaataTCACTCTACCGTAACTAATGTGTAAGCTAAGAATAACAGCTTGTGGGAAGAGAAATTCCCCGTGCGTGTATAAGATGAAGGTATTTATAGTactctttttatttttaattgtagACTGGCATTTCATAGCTTTTCATGTTTGTGGGAGTGTGTTTGATCAATATAAAAGAATATTAATTGTGATCTGCTACCACTAAATGAGTCGCAAGTcggtagtttcgagacgccctggCTACTAGCTGCGTTTGTGTTCTTTGTTTcttacgcacctgttcaagccagtaggTGTCTacacaacgcactgaatggtctattgttctattgtgtccgatttgagcgctgacatattggaaaatgttgccaatcaatattcatgagagtgtacattcaacgtccaattttcgaaattgggtgacttgtgcttggcaggtgtaaaatacatctgactgggcgttttaaatacgtaacgcataaaggcattggcatcgaatggctgcctatagtgctgttagtgttaggcctatgtgtgtgtgtgtgtgggcggggggctgtgtttagtttctataataattattataaggcctacatttatttgtcattcattccttttcctttctctgtacttgctaaagtatcactccctcttcttatctcccttcccttctccatcccctctcattcctatcattttccttacctttctatttatttacgtctatttatttatttctctttatttcttcctctttctctcttcctccagtcccctctcattcttcctATCCCCTCCTCACACCTCATcacctcccaagacctctcacagaagagctgcccccttcagtacgccactgatttactgattatgacattctccttcttaaaataaaataaaataaaatctcaatttgtaaaacaacttttatataggcctatactggtatacttattatatacgctcggtgatcgcgcttcgcgctcaccgtcgccacttcgcggcgtgagcattccgtgcatcataatcagtttccagtgataagcataattctgacgagtgtaggtcggcttcggctggcttgcatgaaacaatattgtaaataatgctgtaataaatcaccaagtctattttaaatgtattccagctcccttcttggttgagcactttgctgtggatgatttaccttgcttggatttatttattatatgttacatgtatacaacGTAGCTcacgggacgtagctatttaataccattatagacatggcagccatgatgtgtaatcattcagcaggcgcattcaatttatttaaatgaagcacctaatgtcagtggggtgacaacgaactatgcattagcggctaatgtgtgccttttgtgcttacggctactcaatcacacccttgggtttatgtataacaataggtacttttcattccattaagcgctttcacgcgacttgcatttgatcacttattgacagtagcctgctaggtaaagcgttaatacactgtcgggtcagcttaccgatttaatggtggaagccctttgtcccaaacaaaaggtacctttcgatgaatagcttgtcagatttcaaatcggcacaaggtttcaatgcgttacgtaatctatttcctctccatcttataatagctccatgtgtCTAcagtcctttgtgaatgggagtACAATGGGAATATCAACTcggtcagccaggatgtctcgaaactaccgaCTTGCGACTCATTTAGTGGTAGCAGATCACAGTTATTATCACACACCGGGTTGCAGAAGAGGGACTGATTTTCCTGTGCCAATTCAGTGTTACACACAGATTCCCAGATAGTGAATTACTTTCCACTGTAAGAAAACTGTAATTCGTCTCCAAACTAATTTGTAATCGAGATTGATTGGCATGATGATATCGCCGTGGAAACATTAAAATATTTCCATAGCAATATTTTATATTAGAATACTGTAATGCGAGTAATTTACATAATTGCGATAATAGATTGTCATGTTCAAATCAGCAGCAGGTGTGCATATGTGTGGTTTTAAAGATGGAAACATTGACGAATCACAAGCTTAGCAATTACGACATATCTTAATCAAGAATGCAGTTGTCATACATTAAGCCCGATCAGAAGATTTTCAGGGAAAAAATCGTTATAAGTTAAGGTTGAATAAGATAAGCAACAAAACTGTTGGTACAGTACTATGGTAACCTAGTAaagaattgttaatttaaaagtgTTTGACCAGATAGACAGACTCATCTCCCATAGTTCTGAGATTTTTGTAGCATATATTTGTCTCATTACCCTCAGTTAAATTTAACGCCCGggatatgttttgtttagatgaTGTGAAGAAAAACGTGGTTAAATATGTTAACCACCATGAagtatttgttttcatgttataTGGGCATTGTTTATACATGtttctgcttctcatatcaaaaccgttagAGTAATATAACGCAAAATTTAGAAACAGATTATTTTAATGATGTAAGataaagaacaaaatatgaaacaaTCTGTCCACTCACCTTTAAGCCACTCATCATAGCAAATTGCTAAATACACCCTGCTTGAAACGATAGGTTCAGCCTATATACAATACAAATTATGAGTATTGATCGCTTTGGTCTTGCATTCAGCCATTATATATCACTTAAATGTCCACTTTAATTACCTTATTAAATGACGACATCACAAATAACACGCAAATGAATTACGgatataattttcaaaatttccattATTCATTTTCAGATATTTTAGATAAAAGTACTTGTCTTCCAATTTTAGCCGTGCTCAGTAAATTATTTGTGACTTTACATGGACAAGTATGTTACTTTTGTTGCGTTATAAGGCAAATGAAACATTTGGTTGCATTTCATTATATTGTAAGATATTGTTGGAAATTTCAAAATTATAGAAATGCGTGCCTTTTCTTTCCTGTTACTATGATTCAGATTGCATTTGTACATATTTTGGACTTAATACCCATTTATCTTTCTTTATGATTACAAGAAACGTAATGTGTATGTAAGAAATGCATTTGACTTATTATGAACGGTGATCTCAGAGATGGAAACCCTACCTTTACGTTGCATTACAGGTCCTTTAAAATGGAAGCATCTCTTCCTGCGAAGGAATTATTCCCCTGTCTCTGGGGTTTATCATTCGTCTAGGGGCAGTATGTGACCCAGGTGTGGAGTAACATCATATGACCTTGTTCAATCCAGTTTTCCAAAAGGTTACCTCTGCTTTAGGTaatgttgtcaaatgttgacagtttgtAACAGGTGTCATGCTGGAAACATAATGATTTTCAGTtggtaaaatatggcaaattgttaaaAGAGTTTGTAGCGTAATGTTTGCCGTAAGActacttttttgtttgttctgcGCTCAGTGGTATGCATCGCAAATGATAAATTTTATGGTACTTGTTTCTTATTACATGTATATACCATCATAGAACAATCAAAGGAATTGAAGTTGCATAAATTATCCTGATTCACTGAACTGGCTTATACTTTTTGACCCAAGAAGCAGCAATTCGTTAAGAAGTAAATGTTTTTATCACATAATGCTAGCAATTGAATAATGAGTCTAACTCAATGTTGAGCTAGATTTTCTATTGTTTTAAACTGTCCATTGAATTTACAAGTATTATAAACTTACGGTTGTCTATTTGAATTCAGGGCGTAACCAGTGTTCGTTTCAAAACAGGTACTGTTTTGGAGAAAGTGTACCATTTGGCGGAATAGTACAACAAGTGGACGACTTGCACATACAAAAAGGGGATTCTTTTGTTTGCTCATTCGAGTTTTTGTTAGAAGATTGATCCTTGTGTCAAAAGGTGGATCCTGTAAGTTGGTTTTGGTTCTAAATCTGCACTCATCAGTCACCATAGGccatttaataaaaggcactaaatttaatgcccacgtgacccatgggcgccgccataccaagtgATTAGTAGATAtgctacaatactaagagataagaatttttcagaaaaatatcatcaaaattgctgaaaatgtataaggCAACTTAGTTACACATTGGAGGATTCTgctttttttagtatgttttcaagaactaaactAAAAAAGTTATCGATagacaataatactacaaagttgcaaaaacatgacaaatttgctagaaaatttggacatgcatcccgcgtaatgctgtaatgtcagcgcccatcatgtcacgtgggcattaaagtAAGTGCCCTAAGACGACTGCTTGGTACCCACCAAACCATAGCATCTGTTGCTTGTTGTTGTTCCATTAGTCCGTCTGATGAACCTTTCTTTCGAATTATAATGTGCCTTCCTGGATGCGCCCCTATCTAAATGGATCTACCAAAACTGGTTGTTTCTTATGCTTATTTATTAGTCTTCCTGTAATGTAGATCTATGTAGCACTGTACTCAACATGAAAGGACTCTTTTTGTGAGAAATAAAATTTCACGATGACATGATGTGCGCCAGCTGacataaattattatatttcatcaaccATAAATTGATAATGTATAGTTACTAATGTACTTTTATAATGTGGTCGCAATAGGTTTGGAATTATTAGTATTCACATATCGTACCGACCCGAGGCAATGATTAAAATCATTGTGGTTGGCATCTTCGTAAGGCCAACGTTTAAGACCAAAATACCACCATTTCTTATATAgtgtaaaaataaattgtataaaagtAATATGTCGAATGGTTTTTTTAATATGGgctgttaaaaacattttagggGTCGGTGAGACGGGACGACTTTACAAATTCATCCCTGTCTCTATGGAAGTTTTGCCCGGTACTGAGTGAACTTGACCCACTCTGATTTTGAGAATGATGTCGCAGATCGAAGTAAAACTTTCCAAGGGCGAGTTTTTTGACATGGCATATGTCCCAGATACATGGGGAAATTAAAATCTTCACTCGAGTTAACCTTTGTTTTGTCAACGTTATAGGCAACAAACAATTAtagagtgcacaacttataagttccccctaacgctttttaaaataaatcgaaaattatttaacgaaatgtaaaactgtaaaaagttatgagtaaccttaattgttttacaaatctggccCAATTTGTAGTGtaacacatcattgcgtttggccacaatggtttattatgtaaaaaaagagggagttttaaaagttgtacctgagtccataggagtcaattgt carries:
- the LOC140146712 gene encoding serine/threonine-protein kinase SBK1-like; this translates as MNARNSSRDSSPYQGAQHYTTIRLLSAGGYGKVELAVHKSMGKRVILKHLHKHSTRLQEFQREFYVSCQLSVHPAIVVTYDDPFETRESYVFAQEYAPCGDLLDAIPPHVGIEETKAKSCLNQTVSAIDFLHRRHLVHGNVKPENILVFDRDMNVVKLSDFRKTQKRGTFVKKNCPNVPYTPPEMCQAVMNEGYTADFCHDVWAFGVLTFCVLTGTFPWDRADNEDRCYREFLNWQKRKTTAISSTWRKFTPRFHRFIRKILEPKMDRRCSVTEISKYLSDTWVKSKGSCNLVSTTLEEIETEDSLNANTNQAAMKDLRKMLEDHGVETDTDNSSKMKRTEQWVDSCMMELESP